One Sphingobacteruim zhuxiongii DNA window includes the following coding sequences:
- a CDS encoding RNA polymerase sigma factor, with the protein MSGLNEHDFEEIFDQYFDLIYAGFFRRCKSHETSQDLTQITFIKLWTYRETVDPEIPIRIQLLRKAKLVFIDWLRQEAYVRERKKELKIEELTQLNELNFELRDQLEKALEQLPEVGKRVFKLAYIDGYKTKDIAAELNISVRTVENHLYRSVKKLRKILCLIIIYQHIQ; encoded by the coding sequence ATGAGCGGGCTTAATGAACATGATTTTGAGGAAATTTTTGACCAATATTTCGATTTAATCTACGCTGGGTTTTTCCGACGCTGTAAGTCTCATGAAACCAGCCAAGACCTTACACAAATTACTTTTATTAAACTTTGGACGTATCGAGAGACCGTTGATCCAGAAATTCCTATACGTATCCAATTGTTGCGTAAAGCAAAACTTGTATTCATCGATTGGCTCAGACAGGAGGCCTATGTCCGCGAGCGTAAAAAGGAACTTAAAATTGAAGAATTAACCCAACTCAATGAACTCAATTTTGAACTTCGAGACCAATTAGAGAAGGCTTTAGAGCAACTCCCAGAAGTTGGTAAGCGCGTATTTAAACTGGCGTATATCGATGGCTACAAAACCAAGGATATCGCTGCTGAGCTTAATATCTCTGTGCGTACAGTGGAGAATCATTTGTATAGATCAGTAAAAAAGCTGCGTAAAATTCTTTGCCTAATCATCATCTATCAACATATTCAATAA